The Choloepus didactylus isolate mChoDid1 chromosome 15, mChoDid1.pri, whole genome shotgun sequence genome segment AGCAGCCCCATGCCGGGGACCGGGCCGTAGCCGGCGGGTACCTCTACGAAAACAGTGGTTTCCAGATAGAGCCCCGGTCGGCTTCCTTTTCCCGCGCAAAAAGCCCAGGGCGTCCGCGTCACAGGAGGCACGGGAAGGGGTGGGGTCGCAGACGAACGTCGCGCTTTACGGCGGCCGCAAAAAGTGGCGTGAGCAGCCCGGCGTTTGCCTGGGGGAAACCGGCCCAAAAAGGTGGGGTGGGGCATGAGCCAGTGACCGTCTCCTTGCTCCCAACGGGAAACGGTCTAGTCCAGGGACCTCTCTGTTGTGACAGCAGGTGTAACCCGGTACCCACCACACCCTCTTCTGCGCCGCCCTCCTCCCCTGACACTGGAAATCTCGCGTCTGTTTTCTCCCCCGTCCCAATAGCTTATTCAATATTAGCAACGCGCTCATATTAGGTTGAATCTACGAAGTTGCCGTGATTTCTTGTGCCTCCCCCCCAACacttttaagtaaaaaacaatcTAAGTTCGGCACTtgacaatttcatatggttcaacctaacgGTTAATCAgaattctgttctttttcaaagatTATCCTGCTATTAGGGGTACTGATGCTATGGGCCAAATAACTTTGGGACTGCTGAAGTACTTCCCCTTGAACCCTGCAAGGAAAAGTCTAAATTaaacaaaacccacaaaacaCCAGTCTTTAAAACTCATCTGAAAGCCTATGGATTTGACATTTATTACAGAATCATTCCCACTCACCTTCCAGCCCAGAGTCATCTCCCACATTGGAGATAATGTAACCCAAATCCTGATCTTAATAAAAATAGAAGCTGCCTGCCTTTAACTTTTTAAAGCTTTGTAAAGTTCAAAGCTGGGTGTgaacatgttgagtttgaggtgcTGAGGATATGCTGGTGCAACTATCAAAGATGGTGAGAAATTTGGGCCAGTAGATCCAAAGCAAGGCTAGGGCTGAAGTAAAGTTTGGGAATCAGAGAGAGGGCAAAAATCACAAAAAGTGTGTATATACAGATGTTAGAGGACAAGGTGAATATTTAAGTTGCTGAAACTCAGTAAGTCAAAATAATACATTACCTTAACTATTTCACATCAGCTCCCTGACTGGTTAGCACTTTGCAGAATCACAGTCTTCTCTGTTTCACCAATTAAAATTTCTCCAAGGACCCCAATCCCTCCACAGATTAGTATCTTTTAAACTTTTAGAGTTGCCATGGTTTTCAAATCATTTCTTTCCCAGATCCAAGATCAAACCCAGCTAAAATCAGTTCCTCTGAACCTGTCCTGGCTTCAGTCTCCTCAATGCAAGGGGAGGCCTACCAACAACAACCCTGGAGGAGCCTTGATGACTCCAGAATTTGAGGTGGCTGGTAATTATTCTCAGAATATAAAACCCACAGAATACACTGATAGGGTTTTagaatctcttcaataaatttcCTATATCCTAGTCCATCCTAAAATTTGAAATCTGTATATATCAATGTGTACTAAAACTGTCTTATCCATTCTTGTGGTTGTAGAATCCTGTGGTTGTGTTGAAGCAGATAATGTGTTATCTTATGTGTTCTTTTTTGGCAAAGCAATCATTTGTATTATGAAACTCATGATGTCTAAACCTGGTTCTATCACTGACTTTCTAAATGGAGTCTTGAAAAGCCCCCtatctttgctcattttttccccTACAGATGACATATCTTGGAAAGGGCTTTTCAGATACATTAGGTCTTGAATTCTAGCTCTGCCCAGTATtaactgtgtgaacttgggcaaatttccacctctgagtctcagcttccccatctgtaaaatggagataatcctACCTACCCTTATGATACTTTATAATCCTCACAAATAACCTTGTATGTAAAGGGCCTAGAATGTATTTAGCTCCTTTACAATGTTAGATTTCTTCCAGATTCTCATCTTAAAAAATAGGCTATTAGCCCTCAAGCAATTTTCAAAACCAATCTACCTTTTTAAATCTGAGATTATGTGTCAAGCAAGAATATATAAATCACAAATTACAAAAACAATGAGCTGGGTAACTGTGTTCATGAACTGGGGGGATGACCACAAGTGATTAAGGAAAGAATTATTTGGGATGGGACATAGACATGGAGATTGGGGACTCTGAAACACCATATTCTTGCAAGGCAGCGGACTATAAAGTTTTTCAAGAGACCTAGGGCCCAACCCAAAATTCCAacttctttccctcctcccccaccacaGTCACTGTCTTTCCCAACAGGAAAGATGAAAAGAGCAATTGTTCCTAGACCCACCTCTGTGTCAGATAAGAACAAGTCTCTCTCCCTGGGCCCTGCTCAGACCAGGGCTATAGAGGCCCACTACCCTCTCCTGCTTCCAGAAGAGCATGGGTGACTCAGAAAACTCCATTTATTGACCTCTGAATCTATCAAAATTAGGAGACCTTAGCGACGTTGCTCCCACTGCTATGCACACTGAAGTCAGCTGGATTCTGCTTCTGCAGTCTCTGTATCTGTtttctgagaagctaagagaacttCACGTGCCCGTTTCCTTcgcagtctctcagcatttgtgatcGTCATAGGATGCAGAGGGAAAAAGCCAGAAAGACCTAAAAGCAACAGGAATTTCATTCATTGTGACACAGTACAAGCTGTTTTCTAGAAACTCTGCCTCACTAAATTGAGGTCTAATAGAGACCAGACCCAGAGTCAAACTCTGTCCCACCTCTTCCCCAGTCCTGACCCCCATTTTACTGCAAAAGTGCAAGGAGATAATGGATGTTGTCTTCTTCCTAACACTATTCTTATTTGTAAAACGAATACACACAGAGATGACCATTCAAGACACACTATTCCCATCTTTAGCATAAAATTCAAGTAACGCAAAAAGTCATGAAAGAGTCTACAAGAGGAGACTCAGATTCAAAATGGCAATTCGATCAAAATGTCGACTCCTGCCTCTAGGTAATGAAAACCATTCTTCATTCTCATCCTAGGGCTGACTTCAACTTAAAATCCCCTCAGTGAGATGAGACCAAGACTGAGTTACCCAGAAGCTTTTCCACAGGCTTAGAGAGGTGGGCCCCACAGCCAATCCAATGCTGGATCCTCTCCAGGTTGAGGGCAACCAGCTTTTCTCCATTACTGTTGGGTAGTGGATCATAGGAACCCAGCTGCTCCACAAAACGGCCATCCCTGGGACACTTGTTGTGAGCAGCCACAATGCGAAAGAAAGGCCTGTTGGTGCAGCCTCCCAAGGCAAGGCGGATGGTTAGATGGCCCCCATGGTAGGCTTTGCAGAGGAGGGTAGCTGTAGAGAAATAACTGGTTAGGATGcacaaaatgggcaaaatggGATAATGGGAACAATCTGGTTCCTCCATTGAAATGTTCTTCTTCCAACCAATTCTTGTCCATGTGGCTCAGATACTACCTTCCTTGTGAAACTCCTCTTACCCACTACAGCCAGAAATGACCTCCTCCTTATCCCCCAATCCATTCATTCCAGGCTTGcccttactagctctgtgactttgtCAAACTCTTCTATTTCTTAGATCTCAGCTGCCTCGTTTGTAAAATCGATGTCATCTACTTCATAGTGTTTCACAAAGGATTAACTGGAAAAAACGAAGGCAAGGATCAAACGTAAACCAGTGTGGCTGTTCAGGTTCAGGATGCCTCCAGGAACCCCAGGGACGTGCTATGCCATCTCGTCCCGTACCCCGGACCCTGCGATCGCCCATAGGATCTCTCGGCGCCCCGATCACTCACTGAGCTGGACCATGATGCAGCAGGCTTGCACTGGTCGCGACGACTCGTAACGTCCCGCTGCCCGCACGGCTTTAAAGTCCGGGTTCGCACATGGGAATCACGCAGAAGATGAGCGCAGCGGAGCTTTCCGCCGCGCGGGGGAGAACCCAATCTCGAGTGCCTGTTCCGGAAGTGGATGATCTGCTCGCCCGGCCACTT includes the following:
- the MRPS16 gene encoding 28S ribosomal protein S16, mitochondrial, whose translation is MVQLTTLLCKAYHGGHLTIRLALGGCTNRPFFRIVAAHNKCPRDGRFVEQLGSYDPLPNSNGEKLVALNLERIQHWIGCGAHLSKPVEKLLGLSGFFPLHPMTITNAERLRRKRAREVLLASQKTDTETAEAESS